Proteins found in one Mucilaginibacter inviolabilis genomic segment:
- a CDS encoding tyrosine-type recombinase/integrase, with protein sequence MEIAIKPILWTYREILETEKNYVIGEHEVRIRLTQNRDSKYLSTGYSSSVDNWDSVQGVPKMSHPHYVALITRIKKFIDDINYEIKSAEKAGRLITHVEIKARLNNQLKQPVVIGKPSKILAYIKYLIDYYDSVDNPGYANVFYNNRLTVKKLLKDKDKMFVAFTKADHEAYAKQIAGTSESTQSHYLRTYYRIWNLAIKDGLATQDHHPKNIINFKAYKRIRTKKRSIKSDFWERIMKLKLAKGTRMHRSHLLMQFMYYSRGMNFNDMLKLKKEQFVNDGIQYKRSKNKRKYDFELHPKAVDVIKIFEIHFEQSNAGFIFPFLMAEHDTARKIDTRIDSALKDFNEDSQAMAEAVGWKKKFTSNALRHGFASHLNEKNVDIKIIQDALGHETQSQTKVYLDDIDDSIIANAIKEALK encoded by the coding sequence ATGGAAATAGCAATTAAGCCCATTCTTTGGACCTATAGAGAAATATTAGAGACTGAAAAAAATTACGTAATTGGCGAACATGAAGTACGGATCCGGTTAACTCAAAACCGGGACTCCAAGTACCTATCAACCGGCTATAGCAGCTCGGTTGATAATTGGGATTCTGTACAAGGGGTTCCCAAGATGAGCCATCCTCATTATGTAGCCTTGATAACTCGAATAAAGAAATTTATCGATGATATCAATTACGAAATAAAATCGGCAGAAAAGGCTGGCCGGTTAATTACTCACGTCGAAATTAAAGCCCGGTTAAATAATCAACTTAAACAACCGGTCGTTATTGGTAAGCCCAGTAAAATTTTGGCTTATATCAAGTATTTGATCGACTATTATGATTCCGTTGATAACCCAGGCTATGCAAATGTGTTCTATAATAACAGGCTGACTGTAAAAAAGCTTTTAAAAGATAAGGATAAGATGTTCGTCGCCTTTACTAAGGCAGATCACGAAGCTTATGCAAAACAAATAGCAGGAACTTCGGAATCAACGCAAAGTCATTATCTCCGGACATATTATAGAATATGGAATCTTGCCATAAAAGATGGATTGGCAACGCAGGACCATCACCCTAAAAACATCATTAACTTTAAGGCTTATAAGCGCATCCGGACGAAGAAACGCTCTATCAAATCTGATTTTTGGGAACGGATCATGAAACTTAAACTGGCGAAAGGCACCAGGATGCACCGTTCTCATTTATTAATGCAATTCATGTACTATTCGAGAGGTATGAATTTTAATGATATGCTTAAGCTGAAGAAAGAGCAATTTGTTAATGATGGTATTCAATATAAACGCTCAAAAAATAAAAGGAAATACGATTTTGAATTGCATCCTAAAGCAGTTGATGTCATTAAAATATTTGAAATACATTTTGAGCAATCAAATGCCGGTTTTATTTTCCCTTTCCTTATGGCGGAACACGACACTGCAAGGAAGATTGACACAAGGATTGATTCGGCTTTAAAGGATTTCAATGAGGATTCACAAGCTATGGCAGAAGCTGTTGGTTGGAAAAAGAAATTTACCTCCAATGCTTTAAGACATGGTTTTGCAAGTCATTTGAATGAAAAAAACGTTGATATCAAAATCATTCAGGATGCACTAGGTCATGAGACACAATCCCAGACAAAAGTCTACCTGGACGACATTGACGATAGTATTATTGCCAACGCAATAAAGGAAGCCTTAAAATAA